From a single Rissa tridactyla isolate bRisTri1 unplaced genomic scaffold, bRisTri1.patW.cur.20221130 scaffold_47, whole genome shotgun sequence genomic region:
- the LOC128903583 gene encoding osteoclast-associated immunoglobulin-like receptor yields the protein MGGWHRCSYSVAGPLRRPLRSLESPPVPVPVKERPPAPRLSAQPWGGRAMAGQPLLLRCDAPPAPARPRRFRLRRGVGAVTANGTGVSAVNGTDVEVKVNGSWAATWALPRATPGLGGNYSCGYEQEEAPGRWVASWASPPLEVVVEEAAPPPRLESVPPGGVVGAGQPLSLTCRAPRGHFPRRFRFYRDGAELHQWEPQTTGISAQIHVPHVPPAFGGRFSCRVEEDAGGSWVLSPPSPALQVTVEVGFQLVPVVAGCAAGGAAGLLGVLLAIGLWRRRRGSAHWKGLRDSEVPGSYPMATVSH from the exons ATGGGGGGGTGGCACCGCTGCAGCTACAGCGTGGCCGGGCCCCTGCGCCGGCCCCTGCGCTCCCTCGAGAGCCCCCCCGTGCCCGTCCCCGTCAAAG agcgcccccctgccccccggctGAGCGCGCAGCCGTGGGGCGGGAGGGCCATGgcggggcagcccctgctcctgcgCTGCGAcgctccccccgcgcccgcccgcccccgacGCTTCCGCCTGCGCCGCGGGGTCGGCGCGGTCACGGCCAACGGCACCGGGGTCAGCGCGGTCAACGGCACCGACGTCGAGGTCAAGGTCAACGGCAGCTGGGCGGCTACCTGGGCCCTACCCCGGGCCACCCCCGGCCTGGGGGGCAACTACAGCTGCGGCTACGAGCAGGAGGAGGCCCCCGGCCGCTGGGTGGCATCCTGGGCCAGCCCCCCCCTGGAGGTGGTGGTcgaag AGGCCGCCCCACCCCCGCGGCTGGAGTCGGTGCCccctgggggggtggtgggggcagGGCAGCCCCTGTCCCTCACCTGCCGCGCGCCGCGGGGCCACTTCCCCCGGCGCTTCCGCTTCTACCGCGACGGCGCCGAGCTGCACCAGTGGGAGCCCCAAACCACCGGGATTTCGGCCCAAATCCAcgtcccccacgtcccccccgCCTTCGGGGGCAGGTTCAGCTGCCGGGTGGAGGAGGACGCGGGGGGGAGCTGGGTGctgtcaccccccagccccgccctGCAGGTCACCGTGGAAG TTGGCTTCCAGTTGGTCCCGGTGGTGGCCGGGTGCGCAGCGGGCGGCGCCGCGGGGCTCCTGGGGGTCCTACTGGCCATTGGGCTATGGCGCCGGCGCCGAG GCAGTGCCCACTGGAAGGGGCTCCGTGACAGCGAAGTCCCCGGCAGCTACCCCATGGCCACCGTCAGCCACTAG